One stretch of Dehalococcoidia bacterium DNA includes these proteins:
- a CDS encoding DinB family protein: MTSAPQDPPRTRAEIIELLSSAPERLRATSAGVPAGVLRRRADDGGWSLIELVCHLRDYAEIFNSRLMRAVSEDNPRVASYDNEDLARSREYISQDLDQVLSAFGRIRSNMLAALARLTEDDWRRTVQHAAWGEPSIEWLMNRCAQHELEHLRDIERLAGGS, translated from the coding sequence ATGACCAGCGCGCCGCAGGACCCTCCCCGCACCAGGGCCGAGATCATCGAACTCCTCAGCAGCGCGCCGGAGCGCTTGCGCGCGACATCCGCTGGCGTTCCCGCAGGCGTGCTGCGGCGCCGGGCGGACGACGGCGGCTGGTCGCTCATCGAGCTTGTCTGCCACTTACGCGACTACGCCGAGATCTTCAACAGCCGGCTGATGCGCGCTGTCAGCGAGGATAACCCGCGCGTCGCCAGCTACGACAACGAGGACCTGGCGCGGAGCCGGGAGTACATCTCCCAGGACCTCGACCAGGTGCTAAGCGCCTTCGGCCGCATCAGGTCAAACATGCTCGCCGCCCTTGCCCGCCTCACGGAGGACGATTGGCGCCGCACGGTGCAGCATGCCGCCTGGGGGGAGCCGTCCATCGAGTGGCTAATGAACCGTTGCGCCCAGCACGAGCTGGAGCACCTGAGAGACATCGAGCGGCTGGCCGGCGGGAGCTAG